Below is a genomic region from Candidatus Omnitrophota bacterium.
CTCTTTTGTCTCCGGAAGTGGTAGAGTCATTACCTCAGTTAGTTTTATTTCTAGTATAGGATTAAGACTCTCCGGAATTCCTAAGGTAACTAAACCCGCTCCTACTCTTAAAACTGCGAGAGAACATAATGTCGCTGCTCCGGTTAACCCTTTTGAGCCTGCAAGAACAAAAACATGTCCATAGTCCCCTTTGTGGGTATCTTGATTTCGCTGAGGCAAAAACTTAACCATTTCTTTCTTTATATCCATTACTCAATACTTCTTCCTAGTGACTACCTACTACTTTACTACTACTACTGCTTGGGCTATTGCATAATTTTTGGTATGCGTAAGACTGACTTTTATTTGCTGAATCTTTTCTTTTCCTATCAATCCTTTTGCTTTTTTACTCAAAAAAACTCGCGGTTTTCCCTTCCCATTATTGAGAATTTCTATGTCCTGCCAATTAATCTTAGAGTTTCCCAATGCTTTGAATACTGCTTCTTTGGCTGCAAACCGTGCCGCTAAATTTTCATAATAAAATTTTTTATTTCTGACATAATCTCTTTCACGGGAAGTAAAAACTCTCTCTAAAAATTTATCTCCCCATCTATTCAACGCTTTCCTTATCCTCTCTGTTTCTATTAAATCTATCCCTGTTTCAATCTTCATTTCAATAATTCCAGCATTTCTTTAACCGCCTTTTCTAAACCTACAAAAACTGCACGGGAAATAATTGCATGACCAATATTTAATTCTTCGATTCCGGGGATCTTAGCTATGTTACGCACATTGAGATAATCCAATCCATGACCAGCATTAACCCTTAAACCAAAACCTTTAGCCACTTGTGTTGCTTGAATTAACCTAGTCAAAGCTTCTTCTCTCTCAATTTCGCCCTTTGCATTAGCATACACTCCCGTATGTAGTTCAACAAATTCCACCCGCGTCTCTCTTGCTTTCTTAATCTGCGACTCTAAAGGATCAACAAAAAGACTTACTACAATTCCTTCTTTGTGCAATCTCTCTACTACTTCTTTTATCTGAGAAAAATATTTTACGACATCCAATCCGCCTTCGGTTGTAATTTCTTCTCTTTTTTCAGGAACTAAAGTTGCCTGGTCTGGCTTTACTTCACAAGCAATATCTACTATCTCTTTAACAATGGACATCTCTAAATTAAGCTTAGATTTCACGATAGAGCGTAGGATTTTTAAATCCCGTTCATTTATATGTCGACGGTCTTCTCGTAAGTGAACAACTATACTATTGCAACCGGCGAGTTCACAAAGAACTGCTGCCCATGCTGGATCGGGTTCCTTAGCTCTCCGTGCCTGACGGAGGGTTGCTATATGGTCAATATTAACTCCTAATTTAACCATAATTATCGCCTTGCTCTCTCTACAGGGATAGTCACTTCCACTTCCCCTTCAGGAACAATGATATTAGAAAGTGATTGCAAGGTAGTCTTTACTACCGTAGTCTTTATAAAAGTACGTATGTCTATTGGCTCGGTATCAATATGGCTAACGCTATCTAAATACAATTTCTTGCCTACAACTTTACAATATGAAGGATTGACCATTACTTTAGATTCTACAAAGATGTATCCGGAAGGGGGTGAACCTTTAATATTTGCCCGAATGGGTAATTCCCTAATCTCTAAGTTGAGTTCTTTGTCCCAAATTAAAGTTACCTTCTCTTTTTTCTTAGACTGAGAAATCTCGCTATTAATATATAGCCAAGAAAAAATTGCCAAAAGCAGAGAAATTATTTTTACAAACAGGTTATCAAAAACTATAATTTTTCTCGTCATCAAGGTTTTCTTGCAACTCGGGATTGATAAAGCTGATTCAAAGTAGTTCGTAAAATTTTTTCATCTATATCCAATCTCAAAATTCCTTTTTGAGCAAGGGAAATGGAACCATTTTCTTCAGATATTACAATAACCAATGCATCACTTTCTTCCGATAACCCCACTGCTGCTCTGTGGCGCATTCCTATTGTTTTAGAAAGATAAGGGTTAGTAGAAACAGGAAAGAAACAACCCGCAGCCACAATCCTTTGCCCCTGAATAATTACCCCGCCATCATGTAGGGGGTTACCCGGATAAAAAATAGTCTCGATCATCTCAGAGGAAACAAGAGACTCCAGTCTAATTCCTGTCTCTATATACTGCTCTAAACTCACATCCCGCTGTATAGCAATTAACCCCCCAATTCTTTTCTCAGAAAGTTTTAATATCCCTTTAATCAAACCTTCCCACTTCTTTTCTTCGCGAAAGAAAATTCCTAAAAAATGTCCCCCTCCTAGACGAATGAGTCCGTTTCTTAATTCCGGCTGAAAAATAATAAGTAAGGCAATTACAGAAATAGCGAAAATCCTATTGATAATCCAAGTAATTACCTCTAATCCCAAACGCTGAGTAAGTAAAAATATTACCAGAAGAATTATAATCACTTTAAGTGCCTGCACTACTCGACTACTACGTATAAAATTTAAAACTTGATAAAAAACAACCCAGAGGATAAATATTTCCAAGAGAGATTTTAAGAAAAATGGACTAAAATAATAAACTAATTTAGACATCTTCCAGATTCTATAACGGCATCAATTAATTTAACCGCCTGTTTTACTTCTTCGACATCATGAACACGCAAAATATTTGCTCCATTGATTACTGCCAAAGAACAACTAGCGATCGTTCCATAAAGTCTTTTATCAACATCAAGATTAAGTACTTTACCAATAAATGACTTGCGGGAAGTTCCAATCATAATCGGACGCCCCAAAACTCTAAATTGATGAAGATTTTTCAAAATAATGAGATTATGTTCTACAGTTTTACCGAAGCCAATCCCTGGGTCTACAATAATATCATCTACCGAAATGCCTGCCTTGCTTGCTAAATCTATACCTGCTTCTAGATAATCAATAATCTCGGAAATTAAATCTGCGTACACAGGATTTCTCTGCATAGTTCGAGGATTTCCCCGCATATGCATAATTACTACCGGCACCTTATAATGCGCCACTACTTCTCTCATCTTTTTATCTCCGCGTAATCCACTCACGTCATTTACCATAGAAACACCTGCTTCTATTGCTTCTTTTGCTACCTTTGCCTTACAGGTATCAATGGAAAGAGGAATTTTTAATCTTTTACTCAAAATTTTTATAACCGGAATAGTTCTTTTCAACTCTTCATCTTCCGAAACGGTTTTTGCGCCTGGCCGGGTAGATTCTCCTCCAACATCAATTATATCCGCTCCTTCCTCTGCCATCTTTAGAGCAAACTCAATCGCTTCCTGTGGTCGTCTATAGAACCTTCCACCATCACTAAAAGAATCGGGGGTAAGATTAAGAATTCCCATAAGGTATGTCCGTTTACCCAAAGAGAGAGAAAACCGACCTGCTTTTATATCCCATCTTCTCCTCTGAACATTCGCTAATGTGAGTTCGATTTTTCCTCCTAATGCTCTTAAGCCCCAAGGTTGAATTTTTAGTTTATCGATAAGTTTCTGATAATGTAAAAGGGTTCCCATAACTAAACAATCGCTCTTTTTCAATTTGCCTGTAATTACACCACGAGGTACCGCCACCTCTCCTCCCAAAGAGAGCATTTCTTGTTTTAAAACATTACATAAAAGAGAATTTAGATTTTTAATCTCCAAAGTGTAAAAAATCCCTTTCCCCGACATAATCTTCTGGCCTATGCTATCTACTTTCAGGAGATGCATCTTTTGCAAAAAATCTTTTTCATCCTCAAAGTTAAGCAGTCTTACCTTCATCTTTTTGATTATCCTCTATTCCTAACAATCTCTCCACTTCTTCTTTCTCCAGTACTTCTTTTTCTAAAAGCGCCTCTGCTAAAATTTTAAGTTTATCCTTGTTTTTATGTAACTCTTCCTTAGCACGATTATAGCAAGTATTAATAATATTACCTACTTCCTGGTCAATGAGTAAAGCGGTAGCGTCGCTGTAATTTTTCTCCTCAAATATATCCCGACCAAGAAATATCTGTTGCTGGTCTCTTCCAAAAGTTATATGTCCTAATCTTTCACTCATGCCCAATTTGGTAACCATAATCCGGGCTATTTCGGTTGCCTGCTTCAAATCATTCTCTGCCCCTGTAGAAATATCTTCAAAAATAAGTTCTTCACTCGCACGCCCACCTAAAAAGATGGTTATTTGTCTCAAAAGTTCTTTCTTAGTATGTAAATATTTGTCTTCCAAAGGGAAATCCATGGTATGCCCCAAAGAAATACCCCGGGGTAAAATGGTAACTTTTAAAGGACGGGTTGGCCCAGCAATAAAGAAAGAAATTAAGGCATGACCCGCCTCGTGATAAGCTATCCTTAATTTTTCATCCTTACTTATAACCCGTGATTTCTTCTCTGGTCCCGCTACCACCCGTTCAATCGCTTCATTAAGGTCCGCCATATCTACTGCTTCTTTATTTTTTCGCGCAGCCAAGAGAGCCGCTTCATTAACGAGATTAGCAAGGTCTGCTCCGGAGAAACCAGGAGTTTGCCGGGCAATATTCTTTAAATTAACATCGGAAGCAATCTTTATGTTCTGTGTATGAACCTTAAGAATCTCCTCTCTACCTTTGATATCGGGACGGTCGATAACAATAACTCGGTCAAATCTCCCCGGCCTTAGCAAAGCAGGGTCTAAAACATCGGGACGGTTAGTAGCCGCAATCACAATTATCCCTTGTTCTGTATTAAACCCATCCATTTCTACCAATAAGGCATTAAGTGTCTGTTCCCTTTCATCATGTCCACCTCCAATTCCCGCAAAACGCTGTCTTCCTACAGCATCTATTTCATCAATAAAAACAATACAGCCCTTGCCACTCTGTTTAGCATATCGCTTAGCTTGGTCAAAGAGATCTCTTACCCTGCTTGCACCCACACCCACAAATAATTCTACAAAATCTGAACCTGATATACTAAAAAAAGGAACTCCTGCTTCTCCGCTTACCGCCTTAGCAAGTAAAGTTTTTCCGGTACCCGGAGGGCCAATTAAAAGTACTCCCTTAGGAATTTTACCGCCCAATCTTTGAAATCTCTTAGGGTCTTTCAAGAATTCAATAATCTCCTTTAATTCTTCTTTTGCTTCGTCTACACCTGCTACATCGTTAAAGGTGGTCCTCTTCTGGTCGGCGGTAATTAACCGTGCACGAGATTTTCCAAAAGACCAGATACGCGAACCGCCTGCTTGGGCATTACGATAACCAAAATACCAAAGAAAGAAAATAAATAGAAGCACAGGCCCAAGCGAATAAAGAAGGTTGATAAAAAATGTGCGCGGGGGTTTAATGACAAATTCATTAACATTTTCACGCAAAATTTTTATTAGTTCCGGATCGTTATCAGGAACATGAACAATGTATTTCTTACCACTGGTTAAAAACCCACTAACAATGTTTTCTGTTTTTACCGCAGAGCGAACCTCTTTTTTATGAGGATTATCTAAAAGAATACGATAGAATTCACCATAACTCAATTCTACAGGCGGACCCTCTAAAGACAATTTACCTAAGTTAAATAGATACATTGCGGAAATAACCAGTATTAAAGTCCACAAAAATCTTCTTAGAAAATTGTTATTTCTTGCTGTTTTCTGACCGTCAGACATTTTTATACCTCACTTTCAATTTTTTAGAAAGAATATCAATGATTTCTTATCTTTCTCTACGGAAATTCCTTGAGGTAAATCGATCATTGAACCTGTAGACCTTTTCTGAAAAAGCTCCTCAAACTCCTTCCAGTGCTGATAATTAATCCTCCTCAAATTTCCTTTTAACTCCTTGATTACCAAACGAAAGATTTCTCTCTGTAAAACAGGATGAAGTTTTCTAAACTTATCTAAAATAATCATTATCTCTTCATGCCTTACCTTCGCCACGGAATTAAATTTTCGTCTGCCCTGTTTGTTTATATATTCATATATTAAACCGAGATTCTCCGCAGTGTTAGCTAAAATTTCTTTAATACGAGGGTTATAATCATTTATTAAATAAGGAATGAGTTTATTTCTTATACGATTGCGTAAATACAGAGAAGAAAAATTGGTTTTGTCAATACGATAACCTATTTTTTCTTGATGCAAAAAATTCATTATTTCCTCACGCCAAATTTCAAAAAGTGGTCTGATGATTAAGAAACTTTTTTCTTCCCTAACCGGAGGAATACCCCTTAACCCCAAGATACCCGCTCCTTTAACCAAATGCATAAGTACAGTTTCTACCTGATCATCACGGGTATGTCCCACAGCAATTTTTCTTATCCCTCTATTTTCAGCATTCTGGAAAAAAAATTCGTAACGTAAAAACCGCGCTCCTTCCTCTTCTGACCAACCTCTTTTCCTAATCTCTTCCTTTACATCTATCTCTCCTCCATAGAAAGGAAGTCCTAAACGTTCTGTAAAATCTTTTACAAAAGAAGCATCGTCATCTGAATCCTTTCCCCGTAATTTATGATTAAGATGACAAACATGCAATCCCAAATTCAAACTTTCCTTTAGTTTATAAAGTAGATAAAGCAGGCAAACAGAGTCTGGGCCTCCAGATACTCCTACAAGCACTTTATCTCCCTTATTTAACATCCTGAATTTAGAAATAGTTTTCTCTATTTTCTCTTTAAGCATATCTTAAAATCACCGAAAGTAGTTTTTGAATCGTTACCTCAGCAATTTGTGCCTAATTATAAATTTCGTGACGGCGAGTGGATTTGAACCACCGACATAGCGGGTATGAGCCGCTTGCTCTACCAGACTGAGCTACGCCGTCAAACCATACTTCCTTTAACCTCTGACATTGCTAAAAGCAAGAGGCTTGTTTAATTAAATAATTCATACCTTCTATTAAATAGTAAATAATTATCAATCTTAAACTTATTTCGTTTAATTTTTATCAACAACCCAACCAATTAAGGATGTTTAAAACTTTTGTTTTTATATCATACCATAATAAAAATATTTTGCAAGAGGTTTAATTTCTAACAGGATTAATCAGGACTAATGCTACCCATTCTATAGCCTTCAAGATCTAAAGCAATGTACTTAAATCCGACCCTTTTAAACTTTCTAACAATTTCTTCTCTCAAGGTTCGAGAAAAGATTCTAGAAATTTTTTCTTTTTCTACTTCAATACGGACTATATCCTGATGTAAACGGACCCTCACCTGACTAAAACCTTTTCCTCGGAGAAATTCCTCAGCTCTTTCTATCATACTCAATTTTTTAAGATTAATCTCTGTGCCGTAAGAAAAACGTGAAGCAAGACAGGGCTGAGCAGGTTTGTTCCAGTTAGGAAGACGTAAATCTTTCGCCAACCTACGAATCTCCTCTTTTCTTAAACCTGCTTTTTCCAGAGGACTAAATACGCCCCATTTATTTCGCGCTTTCAAACCGGGACGATAGTCAAATCTATCTTCATAATTCGTTCCATCTATAACCTTGTTAAAACCTCTTTTTTGGCAAAGAGAAGCTAACTTTTTAAAAAATTCATGCTTACAGTAAAAACAGCGATTTTTCAGATTCTTTCGAAAATTCTTATTTCTCAACTCTTCTGTATAAACAATCAAATGCTCTACTCCCAACTGGTTAGCTAAAGTTTTAGCTTGCCTATATTCAACCTTGGGATAAGTAGAGGAGAAAGCAGTCACTGCCAAAACACTATCCTTACCTAAAGTATCCCTTGCCACTTTAAGTAACAATGACGAATCCACCCCTCCTGAATAGGCAATTATTACCGAACCAAGTTTTTCTAGAATCTTCTTGAGCTTCTCTAATTTCTCGTTACTGTTTTCTGGTCTCTGGTTTCTGGTTTTATTCAATCCATCCTCCTCCCAGGACTAAATCTTTTTTATAAAAAACTACCGCCTGTCCCGGAGTAATTGCAAACTGTGGCGTATCAAAAACAACTCTTACTGAATTATCCTCCCTAGGGAACAATGTAGCATGTGCTTTTAAATGTCTATATCTAATTCTTGCCTCCACTCTAATTTTATCTTTAGGCTTGTCTATGCTTACCCAGTTCAAATTCTTTGCCTTAAGACAACTCTGCAGAACTTCATTCCTCTCGCCTACAACCACCACATTTTTCTTAGCATCAATCTTGGTCACATATAAAGGCACATGCCAACCAATTCCCAATCCTTCCCGTTGACCAACAGTATAGAAAACTATTCCTTTGTGCTTCCCCAAAACTGTGCCTTTTCTATTTAAAATCAAACCGGGCTTTATTTTCGGAAAATTATTAGAAAAGAAAAAATGTTTGTTGTCACGAAAACCAAAACAAATATCTTGGCTCTCTGTTCTATTATAAACAGAAAGCCCAAGCTCTTCTGCGAGCTTACGGACTTCGGATTTGTTATATCTTCCCAAGGGTAATATTGTCCGCGAAAGTTTATCCTGACTAAGGTTAAACAAGAAATAGGACTGGTCTTTTTCTTTATCCTCTGCCTCCTTCAAAATAAATCTTTTCTTATTTCTACTAAAACCAATTTTAGCATAGTGTCCCGTAGCGATAAAATCTGCTTTCATTTCCATAGCCCTTTCTAAAAAAAAACCCCATTTTATAAGCGAATTACAGATTACGCAAGGATTAGGAGTTCTTCCACGAGAATATTCTTTTAGGAAATACTCAATAACCCATTTTTTAAACTCATTTTCCAAATCAAAAACATAATAAGGAATTTTCAATTTTTTCGCCACTGCTTGACAACTTTCTATATCTCTAAGAGCCCCAAGGGTATTTGGAGAATCAAAGCCACAACTCCCTTCTGTCCAAAGCTTAATTGTCGCTCCCATTACTTCGTAACCGGCTCCTTTAAGAAGATAGGCTGTTACCGCAGAATCAACTCCTCCACTCATAGCTACTAGGACCCTCTTCTTCATCTCTTTCATTCTTTTAGTATAAACCAAAAGCTTTAAGTGCCTCTATAATTGTATTACAATGTATCCCTACAGTATCCTGTATATTCACTGCATATCCACCACCTAAAGTAACCGCAATTGATATATTGTTTTCCTTTGCCTGATTAAAAATAAATGCATCACGTTCTCTTAATCCATCTTTGGTCAATCTGAGTCCTCCTAATTGGTCGTTTTTATAAGGGTCTGCACCCGCCTGATAAAAAATAATCTCTGGCTTAAAATTTCTAAGAATAGGCGGTATTGCTTCTTTAAGAGGAGCTAGATACCCTCCATCATCTGTTCCATCATCTAAACCTATGTCTAAACTGCCCGCGGGTTTATAAAATGGGTAATTGTTCTCTTGATGAATAGAAAAAGTAAAAACTGTACTATCCCTTTGGAAAATATAAGCTGTGCCATTTCCTTGATGTAAATCACAATCAATAACCATTGCCTTCTTTATTAATCCTTCCTTCTGTAACTTCCTTATCGCAATAGCAATATCATTAAATACACAGAAACCCTCTCCATGGTCAGGAAAAGCATGATGAAAACCACCCCCAATATGAATACCCAACTTATTACCCAAAGCATATTTGCCGGCTAAATAAGAACCCTCTACACAAATTAACGATGCGGTAAATATTTCCTCATTCATAGGAATCTCCAAACGTAACAATTCCTCAAGAGACAAACGCCCAAATTTCAATTTTTCAAAATAATCCGAGGTATGTACCAAACAAACCGTTTCTTTAGTGGCGGTGGTAGGGGAAATAAATGCCTCGTCTTTTAGACCCAGTTTCTCGGATAAACATTCTTTGATAAGTCTATATTTAACGGTAGGAAAAACATGCAGTCCTAAATCTACCTCGTATTTAGGAGAATAAAAAAAAAGAATTTGAGAAGCACTCTTTAACTATCTTCGTAAAGATATGCGATATTCGCTTTCCCCTTCTAAAATAACATGACCTTCTCGTGCCAACCAACCTAAACTCATCAATACTAAATCACGCGACTTATCAATCCCTGCGATTAAAGTAGAAAGTGTAGTCTGTCCGTGTTCATCAAGGTAATGCCAAATATCTCCCGCAGTAATACCTATCTCGGTAATCATAATTTATCACCCCTTTCTATTTTCTCTCTTTTGTTATAACTTTTACAGCGTGGACAAATAGAAATTTCGGTTTCTTTATCTATATATGTATATGCACATATTGAACAATGCCAAATATTTTTTTTAGGCCAAAGGCGCAAAAAACCTTTAGTCTTAATCCTCTGTTCAAAAATAACCCAAGAAATACCAATAAGCAAAATAACCATTAATAAATATAACCCAATTGCCGTAGAAAAGTCAATATTAATCATTCCTTCTCGCCATAATCCGCGGACAAAAATCTATTTCATACCATCTACCCCTCTTATTTGCCGGTGGTAGAAAAACCCATTCCTTCACCGCCTTCCTTACAAAAATATCCAGTTCAGGATTACCGCTGAAAAAAAGCGGTTCCACAAACTCTACTAACCCTTTCTCTGAGATGAAAAAACGTAGTTTAAAAGTCATATTCTCTCCCTTAGGAATAACAAGATAACTCAAATCAGAAGATAATATATCTTTAATAATCAAAGGTAAAGAATCCAATTTGGAATCGGTTTTATTATTTAGAGAAAAAAAAGTAAATTTATCTCCCTGTTGCGTATTTGCTGTAAAAACTGAATGTTTTCTTTTGTCCACCATCTCTTTATACGGTTTTTCAGGAAAGATATAGCGCATATCCTTTTGATACACAATATTATCCCAAGGGATAGAGGTCTTCTTTTCAAAAACAGAATCTAACTTATCTCTCAAAGATAAAGAAGTCGCTTCTTTTGTTTTCTTTCCTTTATTGCCATATTCTTCTAACAAATTGCCATAGAAAGAAACCTCTACATTTCTAAACAATTCCTTCCGCTGGGGAAAAAGATGAATATTGAAAATAAAAAAGATAAATATATGCATAAATAAAGAAATGATAATAGAATTTTTAAATTCCTTAGTGAGAACCATTTTTACCTTCCTCTGTGACCGTAGCTATATTTAATTTATCTATACCCTTTTCTCGACAGAGGTCCCAAATTTCTACTATCTTACCTAAGGATGATTTTTTATCTGCTTTCAAGACTATAGCTTTTTTCCGTGGCAAATCCTCAAGATAGTTTCCTAATTCTTTTATTGTCACCGCCTTCTCGTTTAGAAATATCAAGTCATTCTTGTTTATAAGAATTACCACGGTCTCCTCTTGCAGTGCTTCACTGGTTATGGCTTTAGGAAGATTTATTTTTATGCCTGTTTGAGTAACCACGAAGGAAGATGTTATAAGAAAAAAAATCAATAATTGAAAAACT
It encodes:
- the tilS gene encoding tRNA lysidine(34) synthetase TilS, whose translation is MLKEKIEKTISKFRMLNKGDKVLVGVSGGPDSVCLLYLLYKLKESLNLGLHVCHLNHKLRGKDSDDDASFVKDFTERLGLPFYGGEIDVKEEIRKRGWSEEEGARFLRYEFFFQNAENRGIRKIAVGHTRDDQVETVLMHLVKGAGILGLRGIPPVREEKSFLIIRPLFEIWREEIMNFLHQEKIGYRIDKTNFSSLYLRNRIRNKLIPYLINDYNPRIKEILANTAENLGLIYEYINKQGRRKFNSVAKVRHEEIMIILDKFRKLHPVLQREIFRLVIKELKGNLRRINYQHWKEFEELFQKRSTGSMIDLPQGISVEKDKKSLIFFLKN
- the cdaA gene encoding diadenylate cyclase CdaA — translated: MSKLVYYFSPFFLKSLLEIFILWVVFYQVLNFIRSSRVVQALKVIIILLVIFLLTQRLGLEVITWIINRIFAISVIALLIIFQPELRNGLIRLGGGHFLGIFFREEKKWEGLIKGILKLSEKRIGGLIAIQRDVSLEQYIETGIRLESLVSSEMIETIFYPGNPLHDGGVIIQGQRIVAAGCFFPVSTNPYLSKTIGMRHRAAVGLSEESDALVIVISEENGSISLAQKGILRLDIDEKILRTTLNQLYQSRVARKP
- a CDS encoding winged helix-turn-helix domain-containing protein; amino-acid sequence: MITEIGITAGDIWHYLDEHGQTTLSTLIAGIDKSRDLVLMSLGWLAREGHVILEGESEYRISLRR
- the larE gene encoding ATP-dependent sacrificial sulfur transferase LarE; its protein translation is MNKTRNQRPENSNEKLEKLKKILEKLGSVIIAYSGGVDSSLLLKVARDTLGKDSVLAVTAFSSTYPKVEYRQAKTLANQLGVEHLIVYTEELRNKNFRKNLKNRCFYCKHEFFKKLASLCQKRGFNKVIDGTNYEDRFDYRPGLKARNKWGVFSPLEKAGLRKEEIRRLAKDLRLPNWNKPAQPCLASRFSYGTEINLKKLSMIERAEEFLRGKGFSQVRVRLHQDIVRIEVEKEKISRIFSRTLREEIVRKFKRVGFKYIALDLEGYRMGSISPD
- the acpS gene encoding holo-ACP synthase; amino-acid sequence: MKIETGIDLIETERIRKALNRWGDKFLERVFTSRERDYVRNKKFYYENLAARFAAKEAVFKALGNSKINWQDIEILNNGKGKPRVFLSKKAKGLIGKEKIQQIKVSLTHTKNYAIAQAVVVVK
- a CDS encoding YbbR-like domain-containing protein; protein product: MTRKIIVFDNLFVKIISLLLAIFSWLYINSEISQSKKKEKVTLIWDKELNLEIRELPIRANIKGSPPSGYIFVESKVMVNPSYCKVVGKKLYLDSVSHIDTEPIDIRTFIKTTVVKTTLQSLSNIIVPEGEVEVTIPVERARR
- the mnmA gene encoding tRNA 2-thiouridine(34) synthase MnmA, producing the protein MKKRVLVAMSGGVDSAVTAYLLKGAGYEVMGATIKLWTEGSCGFDSPNTLGALRDIESCQAVAKKLKIPYYVFDLENEFKKWVIEYFLKEYSRGRTPNPCVICNSLIKWGFFLERAMEMKADFIATGHYAKIGFSRNKKRFILKEAEDKEKDQSYFLFNLSQDKLSRTILPLGRYNKSEVRKLAEELGLSVYNRTESQDICFGFRDNKHFFFSNNFPKIKPGLILNRKGTVLGKHKGIVFYTVGQREGLGIGWHVPLYVTKIDAKKNVVVVGERNEVLQSCLKAKNLNWVSIDKPKDKIRVEARIRYRHLKAHATLFPREDNSVRVVFDTPQFAITPGQAVVFYKKDLVLGGGWIE
- a CDS encoding histone deacetylase; protein product: MGLKDEAFISPTTATKETVCLVHTSDYFEKLKFGRLSLEELLRLEIPMNEEIFTASLICVEGSYLAGKYALGNKLGIHIGGGFHHAFPDHGEGFCVFNDIAIAIRKLQKEGLIKKAMVIDCDLHQGNGTAYIFQRDSTVFTFSIHQENNYPFYKPAGSLDIGLDDGTDDGGYLAPLKEAIPPILRNFKPEIIFYQAGADPYKNDQLGGLRLTKDGLRERDAFIFNQAKENNISIAVTLGGGYAVNIQDTVGIHCNTIIEALKAFGLY
- a CDS encoding biopolymer transporter ExbD, which translates into the protein MRFRRHFEWEKGQRGIDITPLVDVVFQLLIFFLITSSFVVTQTGIKINLPKAITSEALQEETVVILINKNDLIFLNEKAVTIKELGNYLEDLPRKKAIVLKADKKSSLGKIVEIWDLCREKGIDKLNIATVTEEGKNGSH
- the folP gene encoding dihydropteroate synthase, producing the protein MKVRLLNFEDEKDFLQKMHLLKVDSIGQKIMSGKGIFYTLEIKNLNSLLCNVLKQEMLSLGGEVAVPRGVITGKLKKSDCLVMGTLLHYQKLIDKLKIQPWGLRALGGKIELTLANVQRRRWDIKAGRFSLSLGKRTYLMGILNLTPDSFSDGGRFYRRPQEAIEFALKMAEEGADIIDVGGESTRPGAKTVSEDEELKRTIPVIKILSKRLKIPLSIDTCKAKVAKEAIEAGVSMVNDVSGLRGDKKMREVVAHYKVPVVIMHMRGNPRTMQRNPVYADLISEIIDYLEAGIDLASKAGISVDDIIVDPGIGFGKTVEHNLIILKNLHQFRVLGRPIMIGTSRKSFIGKVLNLDVDKRLYGTIASCSLAVINGANILRVHDVEEVKQAVKLIDAVIESGRCLN
- the ftsH gene encoding ATP-dependent zinc metalloprotease FtsH, producing the protein MSDGQKTARNNNFLRRFLWTLILVISAMYLFNLGKLSLEGPPVELSYGEFYRILLDNPHKKEVRSAVKTENIVSGFLTSGKKYIVHVPDNDPELIKILRENVNEFVIKPPRTFFINLLYSLGPVLLFIFFLWYFGYRNAQAGGSRIWSFGKSRARLITADQKRTTFNDVAGVDEAKEELKEIIEFLKDPKRFQRLGGKIPKGVLLIGPPGTGKTLLAKAVSGEAGVPFFSISGSDFVELFVGVGASRVRDLFDQAKRYAKQSGKGCIVFIDEIDAVGRQRFAGIGGGHDEREQTLNALLVEMDGFNTEQGIIVIAATNRPDVLDPALLRPGRFDRVIVIDRPDIKGREEILKVHTQNIKIASDVNLKNIARQTPGFSGADLANLVNEAALLAARKNKEAVDMADLNEAIERVVAGPEKKSRVISKDEKLRIAYHEAGHALISFFIAGPTRPLKVTILPRGISLGHTMDFPLEDKYLHTKKELLRQITIFLGGRASEELIFEDISTGAENDLKQATEIARIMVTKLGMSERLGHITFGRDQQQIFLGRDIFEEKNYSDATALLIDQEVGNIINTCYNRAKEELHKNKDKLKILAEALLEKEVLEKEEVERLLGIEDNQKDEGKTA
- a CDS encoding pyridoxine 5'-phosphate synthase, whose translation is MVKLGVNIDHIATLRQARRAKEPDPAWAAVLCELAGCNSIVVHLREDRRHINERDLKILRSIVKSKLNLEMSIVKEIVDIACEVKPDQATLVPEKREEITTEGGLDVVKYFSQIKEVVERLHKEGIVVSLFVDPLESQIKKARETRVEFVELHTGVYANAKGEIEREEALTRLIQATQVAKGFGLRVNAGHGLDYLNVRNIAKIPGIEELNIGHAIISRAVFVGLEKAVKEMLELLK